Sequence from the Ziziphus jujuba cultivar Dongzao chromosome 9, ASM3175591v1 genome:
CACATCAAACTCTGATTAATTAGTGTGCATGGTGTTGAAATGTGAGAAATGTTAGATGGACTGACCCCAGCTGCTTGATACTTTGGTATAATGAGCAAATGGCGCAATCCCACTTGTCTGAAGAGCACCATGGCTTTTGCAACTGACATGCTTTCTACCACTGTGAAAGGTGTTGTATTGGTCAGAGGTTGCAGATCTATGTACATCTCCATTTCATCACTTGTCACAGCCACCTCCTCAATCTTCCCCTCCCTCTCGGCCAAATCCATCGAGGTAAATTTCTCTTTCACTTCCCACTCTTCtgttcttcttttctctctcagGAACCACTTCTTCTTCAGCACTTGGACAAGGTGAGCTCTGAGGATTAATCCATGTAGTTCTGTTGCCCCCTCAGCCAGTCCCACTGGTGGCACCACTCCTCCATCTACAACAGGGAAAGCATTATGTGTGGTGTTTCTCAGTACATCCACAACATGGGCCACCTTTTCGACTCCACAGAGGGTAACTACTGGCGGCTTGGCATCAGCAAGCTCACCAACAGTGAGATTCCGCATCCATGGTTCTGGATTAGCATCCAAGAAAGGCAGGCCTTTCAAGTGCAGTATAATCTCATAGATGCTTGGATTGAAACTGTCTCCAACAGTTTTGGCAATAAGGAGGACAATCATAGTTATGGGTAGTAAAAGAAGGTTGTTGGTGAGTTCAAGAAATATCACACAAAGTGAAACGGTCATCCTCATCGAGCCAGCCATGAGGGAGGCTGCACCTAGAACAGCATAAAGCCCCTGGTCAATGTTTGTATAAGATCTCATGGCAATACCAAGCAGGCGGCCATAAGCTGAGCCCATGAGAATGATGGGAAGGAAGAGTCCAGATGGTACGGCAATACCAAAGGTAAACAGTCCCAAGATGCAATACAGTGCAAAGAATATTAGGAGGGAAAAGGGGTTATATTCACTGGGAGTGttggttgagaaaatatttCGAACTGCATCATCATTAGTGGTAAGGAGTAGAGTAGCTAGGTCATTGTAGTGTCCCTTGGGGCAGTTAAATTGCTTGAAGTTGCCAGACCGTCCATTGGTGGGGCAAGCAGAATCCGGAAGAGAGGAATCACAGGGTGTGCATTTAGCAAGAAAAGGGAGACCATAAAGGCAAGCAGAGGTAAAGAGTGATACGGTGAGACTGAGGAGGAGCTTGTGGAGTTTTCCcttcctgaaaaaaaaaaatacaaaaataaacaaacaaatagaaGAAATGGATAGTTGCTAGCATCTTAAAGTAATATTCTTTGTTGGGTCTTTGGAGAATGCACTAATATTTTTgtgaatataaaatatcaagttGACCTCACATTGCTGTCAAGCTTGAAACATCGTATAACTGTCTGATCACTTGGAACATGGTGAGCTAATTTGTCTGACCAAACAGGGTCCTAACTGGTCTATCTTAATTTGGATTCATTTCCGTTTTGGTTTTCTTCATCCTCAAAAATGGGTCATATTTTTACAGCGTAGTCAAACAGGGTTTACTTTACTGATTTTACAGTGGATAAAATGAGATGTTGAAGTTTGGGATAGATTGCTTACTGATTAATGAGATTGTATAGTCTGAGGACCTTGTGGAGAAGGTGGTTGTAAAGGCTTCCCAGAACCCCACCAATAATGCCGATCAAAACAATAGGGATAATATCCATTAAACGGTACCTGACTGTAACATTGCTTACATCAAACATTATTAACCCTCCTGTTCCGAAAAGCCCACATTGCCCAGAATTGCATATTTCCATGAAAGCCCTGAGCACCACCACCACAACTGCTGTGCTAAAGAAAGTTCTCCAGAGGAGGGCACTCCTCCACCATGTTGCCACCTCTTCAAGAGAAAAAAGTACGCCACCAACTGGGGCTCGGAATGCAGCACAGACTCCTGAAGAAGCACCACAGGTGATGAGATCCCGGCGATCCCGGTCATTGTTGAAGTACCGGAGCCAACGCCATTTAATACGGTGATTATCAGGACCCCCTTGGCCTAGTAGGGATGCAATGCAACTCCCAATGTGCACGAGAGGCCCTTCTTTCCCGAGATCTAGGCCAGCGGAGACAGCTCCAATGCTTCCAATTATCTACAAGATAGAAAACATTTCATTCGACTTGGTCAAATAAACAGAATTCTGAGCTGGTCTGTCAGATGCAAATGTTTTTAAATCAGGGGCTCATC
This genomic interval carries:
- the LOC107427939 gene encoding chloride channel protein CLC-b; its protein translation is MEEDSNQYAEASFPNSETEVYLEERDPESNSLHQPLLKRNRTLSSSPLAIVGAKVSHIESLDYEINENDLFKQDWRSRSEVQVLQYIFLKWTLAFLVGLLTGLIATLINLAVENIAGYKLLAVVGFIQEERYLTGFIYLTASNFLLTFLAAILCVCFAPTAAGPGIPEIKAYLNGVDTPNMFGATTLIVKIIGSIGAVSAGLDLGKEGPLVHIGSCIASLLGQGGPDNHRIKWRWLRYFNNDRDRRDLITCGASSGVCAAFRAPVGGVLFSLEEVATWWRSALLWRTFFSTAVVVVVLRAFMEICNSGQCGLFGTGGLIMFDVSNVTVRYRLMDIIPIVLIGIIGGVLGSLYNHLLHKVLRLYNLINQKGKLHKLLLSLTVSLFTSACLYGLPFLAKCTPCDSSLPDSACPTNGRSGNFKQFNCPKGHYNDLATLLLTTNDDAVRNIFSTNTPSEYNPFSLLIFFALYCILGLFTFGIAVPSGLFLPIILMGSAYGRLLGIAMRSYTNIDQGLYAVLGAASLMAGSMRMTVSLCVIFLELTNNLLLLPITMIVLLIAKTVGDSFNPSIYEIILHLKGLPFLDANPEPWMRNLTVGELADAKPPVVTLCGVEKVAHVVDVLRNTTHNAFPVVDGGVVPPVGLAEGATELHGLILRAHLVQVLKKKWFLREKRRTEEWEVKEKFTSMDLAEREGKIEEVAVTSDEMEMYIDLQPLTNTTPFTVVESMSVAKAMVLFRQVGLRHLLIIPKYQAAGVPPVIGILTRQDLRSYNILSAFPHLARSKSREKGN